In Denticeps clupeoides chromosome 1, fDenClu1.1, whole genome shotgun sequence, a single window of DNA contains:
- the soul3 gene encoding heme-binding protein soul3, whose protein sequence is MDSGGCRLNGGGGGGESQGGGGSNSGMITLEDLESFSEDQLSDSGNGSLEEEGESMEDDDRDRLLHYWQDVARGHQVDVPGDMATPIQQLTSNNQGTHTRESVPYTLITRKEKCGDVIYEKRHYEKANWACITVHEDTYEQSICYGFMKIMRYICEQNASGNYLGMTIPIVTIVRTDETRSVLSQAVTVAYYLSTHHQAQPPQPYDPEIIIEEWPATIVYTRAFTGATNEITIINEIRTMAEMLDSPGICLNDSFIVAGYTNPAHANRQNEIWFLERP, encoded by the exons ATGGACAGCGGTGGGTGTCGCTTAAATGGGGGCGGAGGTGGGGGCGAGAGTCAAGGCGGTGGCGGATCCAACTCCGGGATGATCACGCTGGAGGACCTCGAGTCTTTCTCCGAGGACCAGCTGTCCGACTCGGGCAACGGGAgcctggaggaggagggagagagcaTGGAGGACGACGACCGGGACCGCCTGCTGCATTACTGGCAGGACGTGGCGCGTGGACACCAAGTGGATGTGCCCGGAG ATATGGCCACGCCCATCCAGCAGCTGACAAGCAATAACCAGGGGACTCACACCCGTGAGAGTGTTCCTTACACGCTCATCACTCGTAAGGAGAAG TGTGGGGACGTTATATACGAGAAGCGCCACTACGAGAAAGCCAACTGGGCATGCATTACGGTCCATGAGGACACCTACGAGCAGAGTATCTGCTATGGCTTCATGAAGATCATGAGATACATCTGTGAGCAGAATGCTTCAG GAAATTACTTGGGAATGACCATCCCAATTGTGACGATAGTACGCACAGACGAAACTCGGTCTGTCCTGTCACAAGCAGTCACAGTTGCATACTACCTGTCCACCCACCATCAAGCTCAGCCTCCACAGCCTTACGACCCAGAGATCATAATTGAGGAGTGGCCTGCAACTATAGTCTATACAAG GGCGTTCACTGGTGCTACAAATGAGATCACCATCATAAACGAGATCAGAACTATGGCTGAGATGTTGGATTCACCAGGTATCTGCCTGAACGACTCCTTCATTGTGGCTGGCTACACAAACCCTGCCCATGCCAACCGGCAGAATGAAATCTGGTTCTTGGAACGGCCGTGA